A genomic segment from Polyangium mundeleinium encodes:
- a CDS encoding serine/threonine-protein kinase, protein MQAGQQITPTLRLQSLLGKGGMGSVWAADHLALGTQVAIKFMSPAYVENQSLVQRFRTEAMAAAQIKSPHVAQVFDHGFTADGTPYIVMELLEGEDLKRRIRREGPLPLRDVALVVSQASKALARAHALNIVHRDIKPDNIFLCNIDGETFVKLLDFGIAKMGPDGALGATTTGSMMGTPLYMSPEQLLSARRVDHRSDLWSIAVVAYHAITGRVPFHGETVGSLGVAVHTGAFHPPSALRPDVPPAVDAWFQRMLRRDPAERFGSAKEMAEALEQAILGAPSPYGVTGSFARASLHTHAEPTPAPFSGGPMATTPAPNSPSGYASSPYAPPYSTPQGPASAPQTLIGTSTTAARAASGKKSAIIAAGVAVLVLAGLGIFLAARRSDEATSVSAAPGETSAAGATLAPTPAPSPSPTPVVAPAPPPSASALAEPAPPSSPATTAEGKPTTRTTAQAPAPTTSPPPATTAKAAAKPPKGGGKDTIGF, encoded by the coding sequence ATGCAGGCTGGCCAGCAAATCACGCCGACGCTTCGGCTCCAGAGCCTCCTCGGAAAAGGCGGCATGGGGAGCGTGTGGGCCGCCGACCATCTCGCGCTCGGGACCCAGGTCGCCATCAAGTTCATGTCGCCGGCCTACGTCGAGAACCAATCGCTCGTGCAGCGGTTCCGCACGGAGGCGATGGCCGCGGCGCAGATCAAGAGCCCGCACGTCGCGCAGGTCTTCGATCACGGCTTCACCGCCGACGGCACGCCGTACATCGTGATGGAGCTGCTCGAAGGCGAGGACCTGAAGCGCCGCATCCGCCGCGAAGGTCCCCTGCCGCTCAGGGACGTGGCGCTCGTCGTGTCGCAGGCCTCGAAGGCGCTCGCCCGCGCGCACGCGCTCAACATCGTCCACCGCGACATCAAGCCGGACAACATCTTCCTCTGCAACATCGACGGCGAGACGTTCGTCAAGCTGCTCGACTTCGGCATCGCCAAGATGGGCCCGGACGGCGCGCTCGGCGCCACGACCACGGGCTCGATGATGGGCACGCCGCTCTACATGAGCCCCGAGCAGCTCCTCAGCGCCCGGCGCGTCGATCACCGCTCGGATCTCTGGTCGATCGCGGTCGTCGCGTACCACGCGATCACGGGCCGCGTGCCCTTCCACGGCGAGACCGTCGGTTCGCTCGGGGTCGCCGTGCACACGGGCGCCTTCCACCCCCCGAGCGCGCTCCGGCCCGACGTGCCGCCGGCCGTCGACGCCTGGTTCCAGCGGATGCTGCGGCGGGATCCCGCCGAGCGCTTCGGCTCCGCGAAGGAGATGGCCGAGGCGCTCGAACAAGCCATCCTCGGCGCGCCGTCGCCCTACGGCGTGACCGGCAGCTTCGCCCGCGCGTCGCTCCACACGCACGCCGAGCCGACGCCCGCGCCGTTCTCGGGCGGGCCCATGGCCACGACGCCAGCCCCGAACTCCCCGAGCGGTTATGCCTCCTCGCCGTACGCGCCGCCGTACAGCACGCCGCAGGGCCCCGCGAGCGCGCCGCAGACGCTCATCGGGACCTCGACCACGGCCGCGCGCGCGGCCAGCGGCAAGAAGTCCGCAATCATCGCGGCAGGCGTGGCCGTGCTCGTCCTCGCCGGGCTCGGCATCTTCCTCGCCGCTCGCCGCAGCGACGAGGCCACGTCCGTGTCCGCCGCGCCGGGCGAAACTTCAGCCGCAGGCGCGACGCTCGCGCCGACCCCCGCCCCGTCCCCGTCCCCCACGCCCGTCGTGGCCCCGGCGCCCCCGCCGAGCGCGAGCGCGCTCGCCGAGCCTGCCCCGCCCAGCTCGCCTGCGACGACGGCCGAGGGCAAACCCACGACCCGCACGACGGCACAGGCCCCTGCCCCGACGACCTCCCCCCCGCCCGCGACGACCGCGAAGGCCGCGGCGAAGCCGCCCAAGGGCGGCGGCAAAGACACGATCGGCTTTTGA
- a CDS encoding DUF2267 domain-containing protein, whose translation MDESSFLDEVAWRGGLGEVSSARRLSEAVLRAFAETLVPDEARALAHALPAPLAAWILDGPHFGSLSEDALYRRVADREGTLIGFAIEHTRLVLGVLGDALPETTRLRLRRHLGPALGDLLAPREPLPSPPVHLRRPAEPELGKGTTLATGRAGSQTPLSEARPERAHAESVVRAENPHGETKLSSSRGLTQEREQETLAEGEPGPLRPVSERGR comes from the coding sequence ATGGACGAGTCATCCTTCCTGGACGAGGTCGCGTGGCGTGGTGGGCTCGGAGAAGTGTCGAGCGCGCGCAGGCTCTCCGAGGCGGTCCTTCGGGCGTTCGCCGAGACGCTCGTGCCCGACGAGGCCCGCGCCCTCGCGCACGCGCTTCCTGCGCCGCTCGCTGCGTGGATCCTCGACGGACCGCACTTCGGGAGCCTCTCCGAGGATGCACTCTACCGCCGCGTCGCCGACCGCGAGGGCACACTCATCGGCTTCGCCATCGAGCACACCCGGCTCGTGCTCGGCGTCCTCGGCGACGCACTTCCCGAGACCACGCGCCTCCGCTTGCGCCGCCACCTCGGGCCCGCGCTCGGCGACCTCCTCGCCCCGCGCGAGCCCCTCCCCTCGCCGCCCGTCCACCTCCGCCGGCCCGCCGAGCCCGAGCTCGGCAAAGGAACCACCCTCGCCACCGGACGCGCCGGCAGCCAGACGCCGCTCAGCGAGGCCCGGCCCGAGCGTGCCCATGCGGAATCGGTCGTCCGCGCCGAGAATCCCCACGGGGAGACGAAACTCTCGTCGAGCCGTGGCCTCACGCAGGAGCGCGAGCAGGAAACCCTGGCCGAGGGCGAACCCGGGCCCCTTCGCCCCGTCAGCGAACGAGGCCGCTAG